Proteins found in one Salminus brasiliensis chromosome 13, fSalBra1.hap2, whole genome shotgun sequence genomic segment:
- the eif2a gene encoding eukaryotic translation initiation factor 2A — MAPPIPHLAVRGSEGTFLLHGPPKCVESSAFQRDVRQSRSVTFSSDGTLFGWCNGDKVSVVKVSSGDLVKSFDLPKATMLEFSPQNKVLATWKQYTKTQDNPQGEANLQLWDLQSGNCIKAFYQKKAQGWCPSWADDESIAVRCVNNELHFFENNNFETIANKLHLQKVSEFALSPGNQPSKVAVYVPGSKGAPSFVRLYQYPNFSGPTSALANKSFFKADRVNMLWNKRASAVLVTASTEVDKTGASYYGEQTLHYLSINGESAVVQLPKNGPIYDVSWNPNSSEFCVVYGFMPAKATVYNLKCESVFDFGTGPRNAAFYSPQGHILVLAGFGNLRGQMEVWDVKKYKQVSKPQAADTTFFSWCPDGEHIVTATCSPRLRVSNGYKIWHYTGTVLYKQDTPADKELWEVVWQPFPAETFPEKGVKYQAAPSELGSTEAKPAQAYRPPALRNKPETSSYKLHEEEPPQNMKPAGEKPMSKTALKNQKKREAKKAVKQENKADEVTPPASEPAAAGHGSATSGDPETDKKIKNLKKKLKAIEELKEQQAAGKQMQKNQLEKMQKEAQLLKELEELELGL; from the exons TGAGAGGGTCGGAAGGGACGTTTCTGCTACATGGTCCACCGAAGTGTGTGGAAAGCTCAGCTTTCCAACG AGATGTCCGGCAGAGCAGATCTGTCACTTTCAGCAGTGATGGCACCCTGTTTGGCTGGTGCAATGGGGATAa GGTCAGTGTGGTTAAAGTCTCGAGTGGAGATTTGGTGAAGTCTTTTGACTTGCCAAAAGCAACAATGCTGGAATTCTCTCCTCAGAACAAAGTTCTGGCTACGTGGAAGCAGTACACCA agaCCCAGGATAACCCCCAGGGGGAGGCTAACTTGCAGCTTTGGGACCTGCAATCAGGAAACTGCATCAAAGCATTCTACCAGAAAAAGGCACAGGGGTG gtgTCCAAGTTGGGCCGATGATGAAAGCATTGCAGTCCGATGTGTCAACAACGAACTTCATTTCTTTGAAAATAACAACTTCG AAACGATTGCCAACAAACTTCATCTTCAGAAGGTGTCAGAATTCGCTCTCTCTCCTGGAAACCAGCCAAGCAAG GTTGCTGTCTACGTTCCTGGAAGCAAAGGTGCCCCTTCTTTTGTCCGGCTTTACCAGTATCCTAATTTCAGTGGTCCCACCTCAGCTCTGGCCAACAAAAGCTTTTTCAAAGCGGACAGAGTGAACATGCTGTGGAACAAAAGAG CCAGTGCAGTTCTAGTGACCGCCAGCACAGAAGTGGATAAGACTGGCGCATCATATTACGGAGAGCAGACTTTACACTATCTCTCCATCAATGGGGAAAGTGCAGTGGTGCAGCTAC CAAAGAATGGCCCTATTTATGATGTCTCCTGGAACCCCAACTCTTCAGAGTTCTGTGTCGTGTACGGCTTCATGCCAGCCAAGGCCACAGTCTATAATCTGAAGTGTGAGTCGGTGTTTGACTTCGGCACAGGCCCTCGGAACGCTGCGTTCTACAGCCCGCAGGGGCACATCCTGGTCCTGGCTGGGTTTGGAAACCTGAGGGGTCAAATGGAAGTGTGGGATGTGAAGAAGtacaagcaggtgtccaaacCTCAGGCTGCAGACACCACCTTCTTCTCCTGGTGCCCTGATGGAGAACATATTGTGACGGCTACCTGCTCACCCAGACTCAGGGTCAGCAACGGTTACAAAATCTGGCACTACACTGGAACGGTCCTGTACAAACAGGACACGCCGGCTGATAAGGAGCTTTGGGAGGTGGTCTGGCAGCCTTTCCCCGCTGAAACATTCCCGGAGAAAGGGGTAAAGTATCAGGCAGCACCCAGTGAGCTGGGGAGCACTGAAGCCAAACCTGCCCAGGCCTACCGACCTCCAGCCCTGCGCAACAAACCAGAGACCAGCAGCTACAAACTG CATGAAGAGGAACCACCACAGAACATGAAGCCTGCTGGAGAGAAACCGATGTCCAAGACAGCTTTGAAGAACCAGAAGAAGCGAGAGGCAAAGAAAGCAGTGAAACAG GAGAACAAGGCTGATGAGGTAACTCCTCCAGCGTCTGAGCCGGCAGCTGCTGGTCATGGTTCTGCCACATCTGGAGATCCTGAAACTGACAAGAAGATTAAGAATTTAAAAAAG AAACTTAAGGCGATTGAGGAGCTGAAAGAGCAGCAAGCAGCAGgcaaacagatgcagaaaaaTCAG